A single genomic interval of Malania oleifera isolate guangnan ecotype guangnan chromosome 13, ASM2987363v1, whole genome shotgun sequence harbors:
- the LOC131145998 gene encoding plant cysteine oxidase 2-like, which translates to MRVEAREGDEEVQNGSELTSEKKQNKKSKKKKKNNGGSDEREKKKSKNRKSMPNVVQELFETCRQVFRTGRADYIPPPEDIQRIRHVLDCMSPQDVGLRPDMPYFTENDPTEGAPPVTYIHVYECEKFSMGIFCLPPSGVIPLHNHPGMTVFGKLLFGSMHVKSYDWVHANISSSTYSRQPGLRLAKVQVDSQFTAPCSPSILYPAEGGNMHCFTALTSCAILDVLGPPYSDSQGRPCTYYQECPLASFPAGETGLLPDEEEGHAWLEEWEKPESFVVVGDDYRGLEIVEN; encoded by the exons ATGAGGGTGGAGGCGAGGGAGGGCGATGAAGAAGTGCAGAATGGGAGCGAGTTGACGTCGGAGAAGAAGCAGAATAAGAagagtaagaagaagaagaagaataacgGCGGCAGCGAcgagagggagaagaagaagagtaaGAACAGGAAATCGATGCCCAACGTTGTTCAGGAGCTCTTCGAGACGTGCAGGCAGGTCTTTAGAACTGGCCGCGCTGACTACATCCCTCCTCCTGAAGACATTCAACGGATACGCCATGTCTTAG ACTGCATGAGCCCACAAGATGTGGGGCTGCGTCCAGACATGCCATATTTCACCGAAAATGATCCGACTGAAGGAGCTCCTCCAGTAACATACATACATGTCTACGAATGTGAAAAATTCTCG ATGGGGATCTTCTGCTTGCCCCCGTCTGGTGTTATCCCCCTTCACAATCACCCCGGCATGACTGTTTTCGGCAAGCTGCTTTTTGGGTCTATGCACGTCAAATCTTATGACTGGGTGCATGCGAATATCAGCTCCTCGACTTATT CCCGACAGCCTGGGTTGCGGCTGGCAAAGGTGCAAGTGGATTCACAGTTCACAGCCCCCTGCAGCCCCTCCATACTGTATCCAGCTGAGGGGGGCAACATGCACTGCTTCACTGCCTTGACTTCATGTGCAATATTGGATGTTTTGGGTCCTCCCTACTCGGATTCCCAAGGCCGCCCGTGTACTTACTACCAGGAGTGTCCCTTAGCGAGTTTTCCTGCAG GTGAAACAGGGCTGTTGCCAGACGAAGAGGAAGGACATGCATGGCTCGAGGAGTGGGAGAAACCTGAAAGCTTTGTTGTTGTTGGAGATGACTATAGAGGCCTGGAAATTGTGGAGAATTAA